A part of Streptomyces sp. NBC_01451 genomic DNA contains:
- a CDS encoding sugar phosphate isomerase/epimerase family protein gives MPRDFTLFTGQWADLPLEEVCRLARDFGYDGLELACWGDHFEVDKALADPSYLEGRHQLLDKYGLKCWAISNHLVGQAVCDAIIDERHRAILPARIWGDGDAEGVRQRAAAEIADTARAAAAFGVDTVIGFTGSAIWHLVAMFPPAPESMIDRGYQDFADRWNPVLDVFDAQGVRFAHEVHPSEIAYDYWTTQRALEAVDHRPAFGLNFDPSHFVWQDLDPVGFLWDFRDRIYHVDCKEARKRLDGRNGRLGSHLPWGDPRRGWDFVSAGHGDVPWEDVFRMLRSIDYRGPVSVEWEDAGMDRLQGAPEALTRLKAYDFDPPSASFDAAFGSND, from the coding sequence ATGCCGCGCGACTTCACACTCTTCACCGGCCAGTGGGCCGACCTGCCTCTGGAAGAGGTCTGCCGCCTCGCCCGTGACTTCGGCTACGACGGACTCGAACTCGCCTGCTGGGGCGACCACTTCGAGGTCGACAAAGCCCTCGCGGACCCCTCCTATCTGGAGGGCCGTCACCAACTCCTCGACAAGTACGGCCTCAAGTGCTGGGCGATCTCCAACCACCTGGTCGGCCAGGCCGTCTGCGACGCCATCATCGACGAACGCCACCGGGCGATCCTGCCCGCCCGCATCTGGGGCGACGGCGACGCGGAGGGCGTACGGCAGCGGGCGGCGGCCGAGATCGCCGACACCGCGCGGGCCGCAGCCGCCTTCGGCGTCGACACCGTCATCGGCTTCACCGGCTCCGCGATCTGGCACCTGGTCGCGATGTTCCCGCCCGCCCCCGAGTCGATGATCGACCGCGGCTACCAGGACTTCGCCGACCGCTGGAACCCGGTCCTCGACGTCTTCGACGCCCAGGGCGTGCGGTTCGCGCACGAGGTCCACCCGAGCGAGATCGCCTACGACTACTGGACAACCCAGCGTGCCCTGGAGGCAGTTGACCACAGGCCCGCCTTCGGCCTGAACTTCGACCCCTCGCACTTCGTGTGGCAGGACCTCGACCCGGTCGGCTTCCTGTGGGACTTCCGCGACCGGATCTACCACGTCGACTGCAAGGAGGCCCGCAAGCGGCTCGACGGCCGCAACGGCCGCCTCGGCTCACATCTGCCCTGGGGCGACCCGCGCCGCGGCTGGGACTTCGTGTCGGCCGGCCACGGCGACGTCCCCTGGGAGGACGTCTTCCGCATGCTGCGCTCCATCGACTACCGGGGCCCCGTCTCCGTGGAGTGGGAGGACGCCGGCATGGACCGGCTCCAGGGCGCCCCCGAGGCACTGACCCGCCTCAAGGCGTACGACTTCGACCCGCCGTCGGCCTCGTTCGACGCGGCGTTCGGCAGCAACGACTGA
- a CDS encoding Gfo/Idh/MocA family protein, with the protein MAQPQADADKPALGVGMVGYAFMGAAHSQGWRTVGRVFDLPTRPVLAAICGRDADAVKAAADRHGWAAAETDWRALIERDDVDLVDICTPGDSHAEIALAALAAGKHVLCEKPLANTVDEAVAMTAAAEEAEGRGQFTMVGFNYRRLPATALARSMVAEGRLGNLRHVRVTYLQDWLVDPEFPLTWRLRKETAGSGALGDLGAHIVDLAQYLVGEPLAGVSALTETFVRQRPLPGGPTSGLTATATAGTGQVTVDDAAVFTGRFASGALASFEATRYATGRKNALRIELNGERGSLAFDLERLNELAYHDGTEPGTHAGFRRILVTEPDHPYLDAWWPPGHGLGYEHSFVHQARDLVLAIAEGRRPRPSFADGLQVQRVLAAVEESAEKNSVYTPVSGSPAAVPPVSISPLSD; encoded by the coding sequence ATGGCACAGCCGCAGGCAGACGCCGACAAGCCGGCCCTGGGCGTCGGCATGGTCGGATACGCGTTCATGGGCGCAGCCCACTCCCAGGGCTGGCGCACCGTTGGCCGCGTCTTCGACCTGCCGACCCGCCCGGTGCTCGCCGCGATCTGCGGCCGTGACGCCGACGCCGTCAAAGCCGCGGCGGACCGCCACGGCTGGGCGGCGGCCGAAACCGACTGGCGTGCCCTGATCGAACGGGACGACGTCGACCTCGTCGACATCTGCACCCCCGGCGACAGCCACGCCGAGATCGCCCTCGCCGCCCTCGCCGCGGGCAAACACGTACTCTGCGAGAAACCCCTCGCGAACACCGTCGACGAAGCCGTGGCGATGACGGCAGCGGCCGAAGAGGCGGAGGGGCGCGGCCAGTTCACCATGGTGGGCTTCAACTACCGTCGGCTGCCCGCCACCGCGCTCGCCCGTTCCATGGTCGCCGAGGGCAGGCTCGGCAACCTGCGGCACGTCCGGGTGACGTACCTTCAGGACTGGCTGGTGGACCCGGAGTTCCCGCTCACCTGGCGGCTGCGCAAGGAGACGGCCGGGTCGGGAGCGCTCGGCGACCTGGGCGCCCACATCGTCGACCTAGCCCAGTACCTCGTGGGCGAACCCCTCGCCGGAGTCTCCGCCCTCACCGAAACCTTCGTACGGCAGCGCCCGTTGCCCGGCGGTCCGACCAGCGGTCTGACCGCCACCGCGACCGCCGGCACCGGACAGGTCACCGTGGACGACGCCGCCGTCTTCACCGGCCGCTTCGCCTCCGGCGCCCTCGCCTCCTTCGAGGCCACCCGGTACGCGACCGGCCGCAAGAACGCCCTGCGGATCGAACTCAACGGCGAACGCGGCTCGTTGGCCTTCGACCTGGAACGCCTCAACGAGCTCGCCTACCACGACGGCACCGAACCCGGCACGCACGCGGGCTTCCGCCGCATCCTCGTCACCGAACCCGACCACCCCTACCTGGACGCCTGGTGGCCGCCGGGCCACGGCCTCGGCTACGAGCACTCCTTCGTCCACCAGGCCCGCGATCTCGTCCTCGCGATCGCGGAGGGCCGCCGGCCCCGGCCGTCCTTCGCGGACGGACTCCAGGTGCAACGCGTCCTGGCGGCCGTGGAGGAGAGCGCGGAGAAGAACTCCGTGTACACACCGGTGTCGGGCTCACCCGCAGCGGTCCCGCCCGTATCGATCTCACCCCTGTCGGACTGA
- a CDS encoding substrate-binding domain-containing protein: MPESTPLTSRRGLLFGTAAVGAGVLLVGCTSNDPADEPAANDDQPAAADTPGKAVTIGFAGPQADHGWLNAINDNAKSRAKKYSDVTLEITEGSNDTAAQIGQIETLINKKVDVLVILPADGKALTQVGLKAMRAGIPVVNLDRIFNTPQAYRCWIGGDNYGMGLNAGHYIGEQLKDVDDAKVIELAGLDNLELTKQRTQGFDDALKNYPNIKKVARQAAEFTVESGQAKMAQLLQAQSKFDALWNHDDDQGVGALRAIEQAGRDDFLMVGGAGALSAFQAIKQDNGVLKATVLYPPTMAASAIDLARALGQGKGVGGLSEFEIPSSLTLYSAVVDKDNVDQYMPTGFK, encoded by the coding sequence ATGCCTGAGTCGACGCCTCTCACAAGCCGCAGAGGACTGCTCTTCGGAACCGCCGCCGTCGGGGCGGGAGTCCTGCTCGTCGGTTGCACCAGCAACGATCCCGCTGACGAGCCCGCGGCGAACGACGACCAGCCGGCCGCCGCCGACACCCCCGGCAAGGCCGTCACCATCGGCTTCGCCGGACCGCAGGCCGACCACGGCTGGCTCAACGCGATCAACGACAACGCCAAGAGCCGGGCGAAGAAGTACTCGGACGTGACGCTGGAGATCACCGAGGGCTCGAACGACACCGCCGCCCAGATCGGCCAGATCGAAACGCTGATCAACAAGAAGGTCGACGTGCTGGTGATCCTGCCCGCCGACGGCAAGGCGCTCACCCAGGTCGGACTGAAGGCGATGCGCGCCGGCATCCCCGTCGTGAACCTGGACCGGATCTTCAACACCCCGCAGGCGTACCGCTGCTGGATAGGCGGCGACAACTACGGCATGGGCCTCAACGCCGGTCACTACATCGGCGAGCAGCTCAAGGACGTCGACGACGCCAAGGTCATCGAACTCGCGGGTCTCGACAACCTGGAGCTGACCAAGCAGCGCACCCAGGGCTTCGACGACGCCCTGAAGAACTACCCGAACATCAAGAAGGTCGCCCGCCAGGCCGCCGAGTTCACGGTCGAGTCGGGCCAGGCCAAGATGGCCCAACTCCTCCAGGCGCAGTCCAAGTTCGACGCCCTGTGGAACCACGACGACGACCAGGGCGTGGGCGCGCTGCGGGCCATCGAACAGGCCGGCCGCGACGACTTCCTGATGGTCGGCGGCGCGGGCGCCCTCTCCGCCTTCCAGGCCATCAAGCAGGACAACGGTGTCCTGAAGGCGACGGTGCTCTATCCGCCCACCATGGCCGCCTCGGCGATCGACCTGGCACGCGCACTGGGCCAGGGCAAGGGGGTCGGTGGCCTCTCCGAGTTCGAGATCCCGTCCTCCCTGACGCTCTACTCGGCGGTCGTCGACAAGGACAACGTCGACCAGTACATGCCGACGGGCTTCAAGTAG
- a CDS encoding ABC transporter permease translates to MTQPVSPPRGTTDKIPSTGQLPAWRGVVARADIRTLSLLGVLAALIVVGGITKPDEFLDTRNLQLVLTQGSVIGVVTVGMTFVIMSGGIDLSVGAIVALSSVWATTVATQEYGFAGILFTAVLVGVGCGLVNGLLIAYGGMVPFIATLAMLASARGLALQITDGSTQIVTIDSVLDLGERDAYILGIPPLVLVFAVVTIIGWLILNRTTFGRRTVAVGGNAEAARLAGIDVRRQRLYLYLLSGLCCGIAAFLLIILSGSGQNTNGNLYELDAIAAAIIGGTLLSGGRGTIVGSVLGVLIFTTITNIFALNNLQSDVQQIAKGAIIVAAVLVQRRTASTT, encoded by the coding sequence ATGACGCAGCCCGTGTCCCCGCCGCGCGGCACCACCGACAAGATCCCGTCGACCGGTCAACTCCCCGCCTGGAGAGGTGTGGTGGCCCGCGCCGACATCCGCACCCTCTCCCTCCTCGGTGTCCTCGCCGCCCTGATCGTGGTCGGCGGGATCACCAAGCCCGACGAGTTCCTCGACACCCGCAACCTCCAACTCGTCCTCACCCAGGGCTCGGTGATCGGTGTCGTCACCGTCGGGATGACCTTCGTCATCATGTCGGGCGGCATCGACCTGTCGGTCGGCGCCATCGTCGCCCTCTCCTCGGTGTGGGCGACCACCGTCGCCACCCAGGAGTACGGCTTCGCGGGCATCCTCTTCACCGCCGTGCTCGTCGGAGTGGGCTGCGGACTGGTCAACGGGCTGCTCATCGCGTACGGCGGGATGGTCCCCTTCATCGCCACGCTCGCCATGCTGGCCTCGGCGCGCGGACTCGCCCTCCAGATCACGGACGGCTCGACGCAGATCGTCACGATCGACAGCGTCCTCGACCTCGGCGAGCGCGACGCGTACATCCTCGGCATCCCGCCACTGGTGCTGGTCTTCGCGGTAGTGACGATCATCGGCTGGCTGATCCTGAACCGCACCACCTTCGGCCGCCGCACGGTCGCCGTGGGCGGCAACGCGGAGGCGGCCCGCCTGGCCGGCATCGACGTACGCCGCCAGCGCCTCTACCTCTACCTCCTGTCCGGACTGTGCTGCGGGATCGCCGCCTTTCTTCTGATCATCCTGTCCGGCTCGGGCCAGAACACCAACGGGAACCTGTACGAGCTGGACGCCATCGCCGCCGCGATCATCGGTGGCACCCTGCTCAGCGGGGGTCGCGGCACCATCGTCGGCTCCGTGCTGGGCGTCCTGATCTTCACCACGATCACCAACATCTTCGCCCTGAACAACCTGCAGAGCGATGTGCAGCAGATCGCCAAGGGCGCGATCATCGTCGCCGCCGTGCTCGTCCAGCGCCGTACCGCAAGCACGACCTGA
- a CDS encoding sugar ABC transporter ATP-binding protein, translated as MAPEPPLLSMSGITKSFPGVRALDGVDLDVQAGEVHCLLGQNGAGKSTLIKVLAGAHQPDDGTISWRGEPVTLRSPIAAMRLGIATIYQELDLVEHLSVAENVHLGHEPTAAGFVVRGKAAKASTAALLKRLGHPEVEPGRLVGELSAAQRQIVSMARALSHDVRLIVMDEPSAALDPEEVDNLFRIVGDLTADGVAVVYISHRLEEIRRIGDRVTVLKDGRAVAGGLPAESTPTREVVALMTGRNVEYVFPERRAAPEDAGGAPVLEVRGLAREGEFAPVDLTVRPGEIVGLAGLVGSGRSEILETIYGARRPTAGQVLVDGAVLRPGSVRAAVRAGLGLAPEERKAQALLMLESVTRNVSVSSISRFARGGWIDRGAELGAARAATRELSLRPDNPSVPVRTLSGGNQQKAVLARWLLRGCRVLLLDEPTRGVDVGARAELYAVIRRLADEGLAVLLVSSEVPEVLGLADRVLVLREGRVVHTAPARELDEHRVLDLVMEGAPVASTSSAAGSPVAGERGPAS; from the coding sequence ATGGCACCAGAACCACCGCTGCTCAGCATGTCCGGCATCACCAAGTCGTTCCCCGGAGTCCGGGCCCTCGACGGCGTCGACCTCGACGTCCAGGCCGGTGAAGTGCACTGTCTGCTCGGCCAGAACGGCGCCGGGAAGTCCACGCTCATCAAGGTCCTGGCCGGCGCCCACCAGCCCGACGACGGCACGATCAGCTGGCGCGGCGAGCCGGTCACCCTGCGCTCGCCCATCGCCGCCATGCGCCTCGGCATCGCCACCATCTACCAGGAACTCGACCTGGTGGAGCACCTGTCGGTGGCCGAGAACGTCCACCTCGGCCATGAACCCACGGCCGCCGGATTCGTTGTACGGGGAAAGGCGGCCAAGGCGTCGACTGCCGCGCTGCTCAAGCGACTCGGCCATCCGGAAGTGGAACCCGGGCGCCTCGTGGGGGAGTTGTCTGCGGCCCAGCGGCAGATCGTGTCGATGGCGCGGGCCCTCTCCCACGACGTACGGCTGATCGTCATGGACGAACCGTCCGCCGCGCTCGACCCGGAGGAGGTCGACAACCTCTTCCGTATCGTCGGCGACCTGACCGCCGACGGGGTGGCCGTCGTCTACATCTCGCACCGGCTGGAGGAGATCCGCCGCATCGGCGACCGCGTGACCGTCCTGAAGGACGGTCGGGCGGTCGCGGGAGGACTCCCCGCCGAGTCCACACCGACCCGCGAGGTCGTCGCCCTGATGACCGGCCGCAACGTCGAGTACGTCTTCCCGGAGCGCCGCGCGGCACCGGAGGACGCGGGCGGCGCACCGGTCCTCGAAGTCCGGGGGCTGGCCAGGGAGGGCGAGTTCGCGCCCGTCGACCTCACTGTGCGCCCCGGCGAGATCGTCGGACTCGCGGGACTCGTCGGGTCGGGGCGCTCGGAGATCCTGGAGACGATCTACGGCGCCCGCAGGCCGACGGCCGGTCAAGTCCTTGTCGACGGTGCGGTGTTGAGGCCCGGCAGCGTACGGGCCGCAGTGCGCGCCGGGCTCGGGCTCGCCCCCGAGGAACGCAAGGCGCAGGCCCTGCTGATGCTGGAGTCCGTCACCCGCAACGTGTCGGTCTCCTCCATCTCCCGCTTCGCACGCGGCGGTTGGATCGACCGGGGCGCCGAACTGGGCGCCGCCCGCGCCGCCACCCGCGAGCTGTCGCTCCGGCCCGACAATCCTTCCGTACCCGTACGCACCCTCTCCGGCGGCAACCAGCAGAAGGCGGTCCTCGCCCGCTGGCTGCTGCGCGGCTGCCGCGTCCTGCTCCTCGACGAACCCACCCGGGGCGTCGACGTCGGCGCCCGCGCCGAGCTGTACGCGGTGATCCGCCGGCTCGCCGACGAGGGCCTCGCCGTTCTGCTGGTCTCCAGCGAAGTACCCGAGGTCCTCGGCCTCGCCGACCGTGTCCTGGTCCTGCGCGAGGGCCGGGTCGTCCACACGGCACCCGCCCGCGAACTCGACGAACACCGCGTGCTCGACCTCGTGATGGAAGGAGCCCCTGTGGCCAGCACAAGCTCTGCGGCCGGCAGCCCCGTGGCCGGTGAAAGGGGCCCGGCATCATGA
- a CDS encoding ROK family transcriptional regulator → MTARPANAHQARLLRLLRDGGPNSRAQLGDQIDLSRSKLAVEVDRLLETGLVVADGLAASRGGRRSHNIRLAPALRFLGVDIGATSIDIAVTNAELEVLGHLNQPMDVREGPVAVFEQVLSMAAKLRASGLAEGFDGAGIGVPGPVRFPEGVPVAPPIMPGWDGFPVREALSQELGCPVMVDNDVNLMAMGEQHAGVARSVGDFLCVKIGTGIGCGIVVGGEVHRGVTGSAGDIGHIQAVPDGRPCACGNRGCLEAHFSGAALARDAKEAAQQGRSAELAARWEASGALSAVDVAAAAAAGDATSLDLIREGGNRTGQVIAGLVSFFNPGLVVIGGGVTGLGHTLLAAIRTQVYRQSLPLATGNLPIVLGELGPTAGVIGAARLISDHLFSPA, encoded by the coding sequence ATGACCGCTCGACCCGCGAACGCCCACCAGGCCCGGCTGCTGCGCCTGTTGCGTGACGGCGGGCCCAACTCCCGGGCCCAGCTGGGGGACCAGATCGACCTGTCGCGGTCCAAGCTGGCCGTGGAGGTGGACCGGCTCCTGGAGACGGGCCTGGTCGTGGCCGACGGACTCGCCGCCTCACGAGGCGGTCGCCGCTCCCACAACATCCGGCTCGCCCCCGCCCTGCGCTTCCTCGGCGTCGACATCGGCGCGACCTCGATCGACATCGCGGTCACCAACGCCGAACTGGAGGTGCTGGGACACCTCAACCAGCCCATGGACGTACGCGAGGGCCCGGTCGCGGTCTTCGAGCAGGTCCTGTCCATGGCCGCCAAGCTGCGGGCCTCCGGGCTCGCCGAGGGGTTCGACGGCGCCGGCATCGGCGTCCCGGGCCCGGTCCGCTTCCCCGAGGGCGTACCGGTCGCCCCGCCGATCATGCCCGGCTGGGACGGCTTCCCCGTACGGGAGGCACTCAGCCAGGAACTGGGCTGCCCGGTGATGGTCGACAACGACGTGAACCTGATGGCGATGGGGGAGCAGCACGCGGGCGTCGCCCGTTCCGTCGGTGACTTCCTCTGCGTCAAGATCGGCACCGGTATCGGCTGCGGCATCGTCGTCGGCGGCGAGGTCCACCGCGGGGTGACGGGCAGCGCCGGCGACATCGGGCACATCCAGGCGGTGCCCGACGGACGCCCCTGCGCCTGCGGCAACCGGGGCTGCCTGGAAGCCCACTTCAGCGGTGCCGCGCTCGCCCGCGACGCCAAAGAGGCGGCCCAGCAGGGACGTTCGGCGGAACTCGCGGCCCGATGGGAGGCGAGCGGAGCCCTGAGCGCCGTCGACGTCGCCGCCGCCGCTGCCGCCGGGGACGCCACCTCGCTCGACCTGATCCGCGAGGGCGGCAACCGCACCGGCCAGGTCATCGCCGGTCTCGTCAGCTTCTTCAACCCGGGCCTGGTGGTGATCGGCGGCGGGGTGACCGGCCTCGGCCACACCCTGCTCGCCGCCATCAGAACCCAGGTCTACCGCCAGTCGCTGCCACTGGCGACCGGCAACCTGCCCATCGTCCTGGGGGAGTTGGGCCCCACCGCCGGAGTCATCGGCGCGGCCCGCCTCATCAGCGACCACCTGTTCTCACCCGCGTAA
- a CDS encoding beta-ketoacyl-ACP synthase III has protein sequence MNGSRIAAVGHYQPAKVLTNEDLAGLVDTSDEWIRSRVGIRTRHIAGPDEPVDELAAHAAAKALAAAGLAASDIDLVLVATSTAIDRSPNMAARVANRLGMPSPATMDLNVVCAGFTHALATADHAVRAGGSARALVIGADKMSEVADWTDRTTCVLVGDGAGAAVVEACPADTAGPVGIGPVLWGSVPEMGNAVRIEGTPPRFAQEGQSVYRWATTQLPRIARQACERAGVAPEELAAVVLHQANLRIIEPLAAKIGAVNAVVARDVVESGNTSAASIPLAFSKLVERGEISTGDPVLLFGFGGNLSYAGQVVRCP, from the coding sequence ATGAACGGCTCGCGCATCGCCGCCGTCGGTCACTACCAGCCCGCCAAGGTGCTCACCAACGAGGATCTGGCGGGTCTGGTCGACACCAGCGACGAGTGGATCAGAAGCCGGGTGGGTATCCGTACGCGCCACATCGCCGGTCCCGACGAGCCCGTTGACGAGCTGGCCGCGCACGCCGCCGCCAAGGCGCTCGCGGCGGCGGGCCTGGCCGCCAGCGACATCGACCTCGTCCTCGTCGCCACCTCGACCGCCATCGACCGCTCCCCGAACATGGCCGCCCGGGTCGCGAACCGGCTCGGCATGCCCTCGCCGGCCACGATGGACCTCAACGTCGTGTGCGCCGGCTTCACGCACGCCCTGGCCACGGCCGACCACGCGGTGCGGGCCGGGGGATCGGCGCGGGCCCTCGTCATCGGTGCCGACAAGATGTCCGAGGTGGCGGACTGGACCGACCGCACGACCTGCGTACTCGTCGGGGACGGTGCGGGCGCGGCGGTCGTCGAGGCCTGTCCGGCGGATACCGCCGGACCCGTCGGCATCGGGCCCGTGCTGTGGGGCTCGGTGCCCGAGATGGGGAACGCGGTACGGATCGAGGGCACACCCCCGCGGTTCGCACAGGAGGGGCAGAGCGTCTACCGCTGGGCCACCACCCAGCTGCCGCGCATCGCCCGCCAGGCCTGCGAGCGCGCGGGCGTGGCCCCCGAGGAACTGGCCGCCGTCGTCCTGCACCAGGCCAACCTGCGCATCATCGAACCGCTGGCGGCGAAGATCGGCGCGGTGAACGCCGTCGTGGCACGCGATGTCGTCGAGTCCGGCAACACCTCGGCCGCCAGCATCCCGCTCGCCTTCTCGAAGCTGGTCGAGCGCGGCGAGATCTCCACCGGCGACCCGGTCCTCCTGTTCGGCTTCGGCGGCAACCTCTCGTACGCCGGGCAGGTCGTCCGCTGCCCGTGA
- a CDS encoding MFS transporter small subunit: MSSESRPSESAGPPPDRRPLIAFAWLWVGVPLCYGVYELVQKATQLFTG; this comes from the coding sequence ATGTCCAGCGAGAGCCGTCCGTCTGAGAGCGCGGGCCCGCCGCCCGACCGCAGGCCCCTGATCGCCTTCGCCTGGCTGTGGGTGGGGGTGCCGCTCTGTTACGGCGTGTACGAGCTGGTGCAGAAGGCGACACAGCTGTTCACGGGGTAG
- a CDS encoding OFA family MFS transporter: MSPPIASPGWSRWLVPPAALSVHLSIGQAYAWSVFKPPLESALGLSGTQSALPFQLGIVMLGLSAAFGGTLVERNGPRWAMTVALVCFSSGFLLASLGAATEQYWLIVFGYGFVGGIGLGIGYISPVSTLIKWFPDRPGMATGIAIMGFGGGALIASPWSAQMLESFGSDSSGIALAFLVHGLSYAVFMSLGVLLVRVPRSAEPAAGGASGPSSLSGVQVSARSAVRTPQFWCLWVILCMNVTAGIGILEKAAPMIKDFFADSSTPVSVSAAAGFVALLSAANMAGRIGWSSTSDLIGRKNIYRVYLGVGALMYASIAWFGDSSKPLFILCALVILSFYGGGFATIPAYLKDLFGTYQVGAIHGRLLTAWSTAGVLGPLIVNWIADRQEEAGKHGSALYGLSFYIMIGLLAVGFVANELVRPVDPRHHIPAPKEAADVQREPSV, encoded by the coding sequence ATGAGTCCCCCCATCGCATCCCCCGGCTGGAGCCGCTGGCTCGTACCCCCCGCCGCCCTCTCGGTCCACCTCTCCATCGGTCAGGCCTACGCCTGGAGCGTCTTCAAGCCGCCGCTGGAATCCGCGCTCGGCCTCAGCGGCACCCAGAGTGCGCTGCCCTTCCAGCTCGGCATCGTCATGCTCGGCCTGTCCGCCGCGTTCGGCGGCACCCTCGTCGAGCGCAACGGGCCGCGCTGGGCCATGACCGTCGCCCTGGTCTGCTTCTCCTCCGGCTTCCTGCTCGCCTCGCTCGGCGCCGCCACCGAGCAGTACTGGCTGATCGTCTTCGGCTACGGCTTCGTCGGCGGCATCGGGCTCGGCATCGGCTACATCTCGCCCGTCTCCACCCTGATCAAGTGGTTCCCGGACCGGCCCGGCATGGCCACCGGCATCGCGATCATGGGCTTCGGCGGCGGCGCGCTCATCGCCTCGCCCTGGTCGGCGCAGATGCTGGAGTCGTTCGGCTCCGACAGCTCGGGTATCGCGCTCGCCTTCCTCGTGCACGGACTGTCGTACGCCGTGTTCATGTCGCTCGGAGTGCTCCTGGTCCGGGTGCCGCGCAGTGCGGAACCCGCGGCCGGCGGAGCGAGCGGGCCGAGTTCCCTCTCGGGCGTGCAGGTCTCCGCGCGCAGTGCCGTGCGGACCCCCCAGTTCTGGTGCCTGTGGGTCATCCTCTGCATGAACGTGACCGCGGGCATCGGCATCCTGGAGAAGGCCGCGCCGATGATCAAGGACTTCTTCGCGGACAGCTCCACCCCGGTCTCGGTGTCGGCGGCGGCCGGTTTCGTCGCGCTGCTGTCGGCGGCCAACATGGCGGGCCGGATCGGCTGGTCGTCCACCTCCGACCTGATCGGCCGCAAGAACATCTACCGCGTCTACCTGGGCGTGGGCGCCCTGATGTACGCGTCGATCGCCTGGTTCGGGGACTCCTCCAAGCCGCTGTTCATCCTGTGCGCCCTGGTGATCCTCTCCTTCTACGGCGGCGGCTTCGCCACCATCCCCGCCTATCTGAAGGACCTCTTCGGCACCTACCAGGTCGGCGCGATCCACGGGCGGCTGCTCACCGCCTGGTCCACGGCCGGTGTCCTCGGCCCGCTGATCGTCAACTGGATCGCCGACCGGCAGGAGGAGGCCGGCAAGCACGGCTCGGCCCTCTACGGACTGTCGTTCTACATCATGATCGGACTGCTCGCCGTCGGCTTCGTCGCCAACGAACTCGTCCGCCCCGTCGACCCCCGCCACCACATCCCCGCACCGAAGGAGGCCGCCGATGTCCAGCGAGAGCCGTCCGTCTGA
- the fdhD gene encoding formate dehydrogenase accessory sulfurtransferase FdhD — translation MGRVTERRKVIRIRDGAISTRPDTLVAEEPMEIRLNGKPIAITMRTPGDDFALAAGFLVSEGVLAERRELQNIVYCAGATEDGSNTYNVVDVRTAPDVTLPDITLERNVYTTSSCGLCGKASLDAVRTTARRPIDDGADSPPVRLSPELLASLPDRLRASQRVFDRTGGLHAAALFTEEGELIDIREDVGRHNAVDKLVGRALQNGDLPLSRVILLVSGRASFELAQKAVMAGIPVLAAVSAPSSLAVDLAAESGLTLVGFLRGANMNVYAGEDRIALRATASQG, via the coding sequence ATGGGACGAGTCACGGAACGACGCAAGGTGATCCGGATCAGGGATGGAGCGATCTCCACCCGCCCGGACACACTCGTCGCCGAGGAACCCATGGAGATCCGGCTGAACGGCAAGCCGATCGCCATCACCATGCGGACGCCGGGGGACGACTTCGCGCTCGCGGCCGGCTTCCTGGTGAGCGAGGGCGTGCTGGCCGAGCGGCGCGAGCTCCAGAACATCGTGTACTGCGCGGGCGCGACGGAGGACGGCTCGAACACCTACAACGTGGTGGATGTGCGGACGGCCCCGGACGTGACGCTGCCCGACATCACGCTGGAGCGGAACGTGTACACGACGTCCTCGTGCGGCCTGTGCGGCAAGGCGAGTCTGGACGCGGTCCGTACGACGGCCCGCCGGCCCATCGACGACGGCGCCGACTCTCCCCCGGTCCGGCTGTCACCCGAACTGCTCGCGAGCCTCCCCGACCGGCTCCGCGCGTCCCAGCGGGTCTTCGACCGGACCGGGGGTCTGCACGCGGCGGCCCTGTTCACGGAGGAGGGCGAGCTGATCGACATCCGCGAGGACGTGGGCCGGCACAACGCGGTCGACAAGCTGGTCGGCCGGGCACTCCAGAACGGCGATCTCCCCTTGTCCCGCGTGATCCTGCTGGTCTCCGGCCGGGCCTCGTTCGAGCTGGCGCAGAAGGCGGTCATGGCCGGGATTCCGGTGCTGGCGGCCGTCTCGGCGCCCTCGTCGCTCGCCGTCGACCTGGCGGCCGAGTCGGGGCTGACCCTGGTGGGGTTCCTCCGGGGCGCCAACATGAACGTGTACGCGGGCGAGGACCGGATCGCCCTGCGGGCCACGGCCTCCCAGGGCTGA